In Palaeococcus ferrophilus DSM 13482, the genomic window AGGGCGATGCCCACTCCCGCCGGAGTAAACGTCCCCGTGGACTCTATGGCCGGGAGTATCAGACTCGTGAAGCTCGCCACTATCATAACACCAGCCGCGAAGGAGAGGCTCACGTCAACGCTCCATTCGGGAAGGTTTCTCGCAAATATGGCCACGAGAGAACCCAAACTCGTCATAAGGGCCACGAAAATTCCCGCGTAGAAGACCACCAGCATTGTGCTTCCGCCCGATACCTCGAGAAGGTACCCGCTGAGTGAGGTTACGAAGTTTTCTAACATTATTCGGACACCCTAAAAAGTATGGGGCAATTATTTATAAGGATTTCGCGGAGTCTCCAAAAGGTGAGAAAAATGTTCGAGGAAGTCGAGGTTGAGGCTCACGTTCATCCAACCGAGGACGTCGAGAAGGTCAAGAGGGCGATGCTCGCTCTCGTCCCGGAGCTGGAGTTCGAGGCCTTCGAGCAGGGCGACGAGATGATCCTCGTGGGGAAAACGCGGAGCAAAAAGGCCCTCCAGAGGCTCTACGAGCTCTTCAGGGGGCAGGCCATACTGGACACGGCGAGGGCCATACTCGAGGAGGGGACCTTCGGCGAGGAGATAATATTCAAGGTCAACAAGCAGGTGGCCTTCGTTGGGAAGGTGAACTTCAACGAGGAATCGCCCCTCGGCCCGCTGACCATTATCATACGCTCGAAGGACCCTCACAGGCTCATAAAGTGGCTCGCGCCTAGGACGAAGAATGGAGTGCCCATAGAGTGAGGCCCGGGCCTCACATCTCCCTTCTGCCCACGAGAAAACTATATAAACGTAAAAGAAAACCCCAAATAGCTTCGGTAAAGGGCATTAATGGACATGAACGGAAGGTGGTTAAGATGAATCTGAACCCGCTGTTTTACCCCAAGAGCGTGGCCGTGATCGG contains:
- a CDS encoding RNA-binding domain-containing protein, with amino-acid sequence MFEEVEVEAHVHPTEDVEKVKRAMLALVPELEFEAFEQGDEMILVGKTRSKKALQRLYELFRGQAILDTARAILEEGTFGEEIIFKVNKQVAFVGKVNFNEESPLGPLTIIIRSKDPHRLIKWLAPRTKNGVPIE